In Streptomyces sp. NBC_00341, the DNA window CCTCGCCCTTGGATCGCGGCTCAGCGGACGTCAGGCGCATTCCCTGCGAAATGATTCCCGATAACTGAGCAACCGCTTAGTACCTTCTCCGGTCGAGACGCTAGAAGGCCTGGCACCCGGTGTCAACGGCCCACGGACGCAGCGGCGCATGTCACACCGGGATCAGCGCACCAGAAGGTCGAGCAGCCGCTCCACCTCTGCGGCGGGGTCCGTGGTGAGACCGCTGTGCACGGGGCTCGACTGGATGACGGTCGAGCGCGGGGCGATCAGCCAGCGGAAGCGCCGCCCGGCGTCGTCGCCCGCCGCCTGGCCCGCCTCCGTACCGCCCCTGCAGATGCCCTCGACGCCGTGCAGCGCGGCCCGCACGCCGGTGACGTCGGCGTCGGGGTCCAGCGCCTTGAGCTTCACCTCGTCGAGTTCGGTGCGGGCGGCGACGAACCCCTTCGCCCGGCAGTAGACGACCACGCCGGCGTTGAAGAACTCGCCGCGCTGGACCCTCGGCACCACGCGCAGCAGGGCGTACTCGAAGACAACACGCTCAGTCACGGCCGGCCGCTCTCGTCGCTGTTCTTGGGGTTCTTGATGTTCTTGGTGTTCTTGACGCTCTCGGCGTCGCGCCTCGGGGCGAGGCGGTCGCTGAGCCAGCCCGGGGCCCGGGACGGCTTGTCGGCGGTGGGCGCGTCCAGGGTGATCCGCTCGTGGATGGTCGCCGCCCTCGGGAGCAGCGCCTCCACATAGGCGCGCCGGAGCTGATCGGTCGAGTCGAACCCGGGCTCGTCCACCAGCCACTCGTCGGGCACGTCGGCGGCTACCTCGGTGAGCAGTTCCTCCGTGACCAGCGGGGCGAGTTCGGCGGCGGCCGCGGCGACGTCCGGGGCGAAGGGGGCCAGCGCGTGGTCCGAGGCGTTGTAGGCCTTGGCGGCGGAGGCCTGGGCGCCCGGCCAGTTGTGGTGCCAGATCATGGTGGCGCCGTGGTCGATGAGCCAGAGGTCACCGTGCCAGATCAGCATGTTCGGATTGCGCCAGGACCGGTCGACGTTGTTGATCAGCGCGTCGAACCAGACGACGCGCCCCGCCTCGCGCGGATCCACCTGGTAGGCGAGCGCGTCGA includes these proteins:
- a CDS encoding DUF3037 domain-containing protein translates to MTERVVFEYALLRVVPRVQRGEFFNAGVVVYCRAKGFVAARTELDEVKLKALDPDADVTGVRAALHGVEGICRGGTEAGQAAGDDAGRRFRWLIAPRSTVIQSSPVHSGLTTDPAAEVERLLDLLVR
- a CDS encoding HipA family kinase, with amino-acid sequence MLQEVVATRYVTPLREGGSLPGIVEADDLGTYVMKFTGAGQGRKTLVAEVICGQLGRRLGLRVPDLVQMQLDPVIGLAEPDQEVQELLKASGGLNLGMDFLPGSLGFDALAYQVDPREAGRVVWFDALINNVDRSWRNPNMLIWHGDLWLIDHGATMIWHHNWPGAQASAAKAYNASDHALAPFAPDVAAAAAELAPLVTEELLTEVAADVPDEWLVDEPGFDSTDQLRRAYVEALLPRAATIHERITLDAPTADKPSRAPGWLSDRLAPRRDAESVKNTKNIKNPKNSDESGRP